From one Lycium barbarum isolate Lr01 chromosome 6, ASM1917538v2, whole genome shotgun sequence genomic stretch:
- the LOC132599200 gene encoding SUMO-activating enzyme subunit 2, which translates to MASEEQLSAIKGAKVLMVGAGGIGCELLKTLALSGFEDIHIIDMDTIEVSNLNRQFLFRQKHVGQSKAKVAREAVLKFRPHIKITPYHANVKDPEFNVDFFKQFNVVLNGLDNLDARRHVNRLCLASDVPLVESGTTGFLGQVTVHVKGKTECYECQSKPPPKTYPVCTITSTPSKFVHCIVWAKDLLFAKLFGDRNQDNDLNVRSTDASSSSEHAEDVFDRRADEDIEQYGRRIYDHVFGYNIEVALRNEETWKSRDRPRPLYTRDVLLPRPVEQNGNKDKASNTGDPSSVSAMASLGLKNPQDLWSLRENSEVFLEALKLFFLKREKEIGQLGFDKDDQLAVEFVTSAANIRAVSFGIPLHSLFEAKGIAGNIVHAIATTNAIIAGLIVIEAMKVLQNDVKSYRMTYCLEHPSRKMLLMPVEPFVPNKSCYVCSETPLTLEINTHRSKLRDFVEKIVKAKLGMSLPLIMHGVALLYEVGDDLEEDEVANYAANLDKVLSELPSPVTGGTILTVEDLQQELKCSINIKHREEFDEEKEPDGMVLSGWTPALATENKNKQSDNGASSSNASQTVPLEPEDDDEVEIILKDPEILSAGKKRKSSDLSVAADSEISSVIGDVLSKSKPEEDDSHCGIVMVDGNLDTNKKKRVQ; encoded by the exons ATGGCTTCCGAGGAACAGTTGTCTGCAATTAAG GGTGCTAAAGTGCTTATGGTTGGTGCTGGTGGTATTGGGTGTGAGCTGCTTAAAACCCTTGCACTTTCTGGGTTTGAAGACATTCATATT ATTGACATGGATACGATAGAAGTCAGTAACTTAAATAGACAATTCTTGTTTCGACAAAAACATGTTGGACAATCTAAGGCTAAA GTTGCTAGAGAGGCTGTCCTAAAATTTAGGCCTCATATTAAAATTACACCATACCATGCAAATGTAAAAGATCCAGAGTTCAATGTGGATTTCTTCAAGCAATTCAATGTTGTGCTTAATGGCCTCGACAATCTAGACGCCAGGCGACATGTGAATCGCCTTTGTTTGGCATCTGATGTGCCATTAGTCGAAAGTGGGACTACAGGCTTCCTTGGCCAG GTCACAGTACATGTGAAAGGTAAAACAGAATGCTATGAATGTCAGTCTAAACCACCTCCAAAAACTTACCCTGTCTGTACAATCACAAGCACTCCATCAAAG TTTGTTCACTGCATCGTATGGGCAAAAGATCTGCTGTTTGCAAAGCTTTTTGGGGATAGGAATCAGGATAATGATCTTAATGTGCGTTCAACTGATGCTTCGAGCTCATCAGAACATGCGGAAGATGTTTTCGATCGTAGAGCTGATGAAGATATTGAGCAGTATGGGAGGAGAATATACGATCATGTTTTTGGTTACAACATCGAAGTAGCATTACGTAATGAAGAGACATGGAAGAGCCGTGACAGGCCTAGACCTCTATACACCAGAGATGTATTGCTACCAAGACCAGTTGAACAGAATGGTAACAAGGATAAAGCTTCAAACACCGGTGACCCCTCTTCAGTGTCTGCAATGGCATCTCTGGGCCTTAAAAATCCTCAGGATTTGTGGAGCCTAAGGGAAAATTCTGAAGTATTTCTCGAGGCATTAAAGCTCTTTTTCCTGAAAAGAGAGAAG GAAATTGGCCAGTTGGGTTTTGATAAGGATGACCAATTGGCTGTAGAGTTTGTGACTTCTGCAGCAAATATTCGTGCCGTTTCTTTTGGGATTCCGTTACATAGCCTTTTTGAAGCTAAAGGTATTGCTGGCAATATCGTTCATGCCATTGCAACAACAAATGCCATCATTGCAGGCTTGATTGTGATTGAGGCAATGAAGGTGTTGCAAAATGATGTAAAAAGCTACAG GATGACTTATTGCCTTGAACATCCCTCAAGGAAGATGCTTCTCATGCCAGTGGAACCGTTTGTGCCAAACAAGTCTTGTTATGTTTGTTCTGAG ACACCTCTAACACTTGAGATTAATACTCATCGTTCGAAGTTGAGGGATTTTGTTGAGAAGATAGTTAAAGCAAAACTTGGCATGAGCCTCCCATTGATCATGCATGGGGTGGCACTTCTTTATGAGGTGGGTGACGATCTTGAGGAAGATGAGGTTGCCAATTATGCAGCAAACCTTGACAAG GTGTTGTCTGAGCTTCCCTCTCCGGTTACTGGTGGCACAATTCTCACGGTTGAGGATCTTCAACAAGAGCTGAAATGCAGCATCAATATTAAGCACAG AGAGGAGTTTGATGAGGAGAAAGAACCTGATGGAATGGTTCTCTCAGGATGGACACCAGCTCTTGCAACAGAAAATAAGAACAAGCAATCGGACAATGGCGCCAGCTCGTCCAATGCATCTCAGACAGTTCCACTGGAGCCAGAGGATGATGATGAGGTAGAAATTATTCTCAAAGACCCTGAAATTCTTTCTGCTGGGAAGAAAAGAAAGTCATCTGACCTTTCAGTTGCTGCGGATTCAGAGATATCCAGTGTCATTGGTGATGTGCTGTCTAAAAGCAAGCCTGAAGAGGATGATAGTCATTGTGGTATTGTCATGGTTGATGGAAATTTAGACACCAACAAGAAAAAGAGGGTGCAATAA